CGCCCAGCGCGCCCACGAGCACCGTCCCGTCCGCCGTGGCCGCCAGCAGCCCCAGCGAGAAGGCGAGGGTCAGGAACACGCCCGCCAGGGAGAGGCCCACCCGCACCGGGCGGCTCCACGGCCACAGCAGCCCCAGCCCGAAGCCCAGCGGCGTCAGGATGGGGGCGAGGGTCAACCAGGCGAGGCCGCTCACGACGGGTCCCCCCCGGGGGGGCGGGCGGAGTAGACGAGGGTCCTGGGTTCCTCCGGGTCGGGGCGGTCCGGGCCCTGGTGCTCGGGGTCGGCGATCAATCCGTCTTCCGCCTCGGGGTCGCGGGCGAGGCTGTCGCCGAAGGCCTCCACGTCGTCGTGCCCGGCGACCTGATACGCGCGCAGGGCCACAGTCAGGAGCAGGGCGGTCGTGGCGAAGCCGATCACGATGGCCGTCAGGATCAGCGCCTGCGGGAGCGGGTCCACGTAGGGCCCCCGCAGGGTCAGCAGCGGCGGCGCGTCCTCCCGCAGCCCCGCCACCGTCAGGATCGCCAGGTTGCCCCCGTAGGTGATGAAGCTCAGCCCCAGCACCACCCGCACGATCACGCGCGACAGCAGCAAGAAGACGCCGGTGCCGATCAAAAGGCCGATCAAGAGCGCGAAGAGGGTCTCCATCAGCGGGCCTCCGGGGGGGCGGCCCGCCCCGGGCGTCCCGGGCAGGCCGTGGGCCGCCGCCCGCCGGGTGCCCCCCTCACTCGTCCCCCTCCACGCGCTCGTGCGGGTCCACCCGGATCAGGGCGTACGCGATGGCGAGGCTGCCGCCCACCACCACGAGGTAGACCCCCACGTCGAAGAGCAGCGCGGTCGCCCACTCGAACTCGCCCGTCAGCGCGGTCGTGAGGTAGCCGTAATCGCTCTTGAGGTAGGGCCTGCCGAGGAGGTAGGGCACCAGCCCGGTGACGAAGGAGAGGGCCAGCCCCCAGGGAACGAGGCGGGCCGGGTCGGTGCGCAGGGCGGAGTGCCCGTAGGCGATGCGGTGAAGGATCAGCGCGCAGGTGGTCATCAGCCCCGCGATAAAGCCGCCGCCCGGCGCGTTGTGCCCGCGCCACAGCAGCAGCAGCGCGAAGAGCAGCACGAGCGCGAAGACGGCGCGGCTCACCGTCCGGAGGATGGGGTCGCCGCTCAGGGGGGCGGGGGTGGGGGTACGGTCACGGGCGGGCGGGGCGGCGGGGGCCGGGGTCGGACGTTCGCGGGTCATGCCTCTTCCTTTTCCTTGGGCCGGGTCGTCCCGGGCGGCGTGGAGGGGGCCGGGGCGGGGCCAGCCTCCCCGGGCGCGCGGCCCTTTTTCCCGACCCGCACGAGGCCCAGCACGGCGAGCGCGACCATGCCGACCACCGTGATCTCCCCGAGGGTGTCAAATCCCCGGAAGTCCACCAGCAGCACGTTCACAACGTTGCGCCCGCCGCCGAGCTCGTAGCTGTTGGCGAGGTAGTACGGCGAGATGGGCGGCGCCAGGAAGCGCACCCCCGCGAGCACGAGCAGGGTGGCCCCCACCCCCGCCGAGGCCGCCAGCAGCAGGTCGACCCCGTAGCGCCAGCGGGTGCGGGGCAGGTCCCGGCTGCGCGGCAGGGAGCGGAAGACGAGCAAAAAGAGGATCACCGTCACCGCCTCGACAAGCAGTTGCGTCAGGGCGAGGTCGGGCGCGCGCAGGCCCAGGAAGGCGGCGGCGCTCCCGAAGCCCGTCAGCCCGACGGCCACGACGGCGGTCAGGCGGCTGCGCGCGAGCAGCACGCCGAGGGCCCCCGCCACGAGCAGCGCCGCGATGGGCAGCAGCGCGAGCGGCAGCGGCCCGATGGCGTGAAAGACCTGCGGCGAGCGCCACACCCCGTACCCGGCGATCAGCGCGGCGGCCCCCAGCATGATCCGGAGCTGGTCGGGCAGCGCGAGGCCCTGGGTGCGCGCGATCAGTCGGCTCGACAGGACGTTCACCCCCTCGGTGAGCGCGTAGTACACCGTATTCGCGTTCAGGCGCGGGGTGAGCCGCCGCCCCAGGGTGCTCACCCGCGCCGACTGCGCGATCAGCGCCGCCCCCAGCCCCCACGTGACGAACGTGGCGAGGAGCGCGGGCGTGACCCCGTGCCACAGGCTCAGGTGCCCCGGGTACGCGGCGAAGTCCAGCGCGTTCTGCGCCGTCCGCGTCAGGGCCTCGGCGCCCCCCGGCCACACCCCGAAGGTGAGCGCGGCCAGGGCGAGAAGCGCGGCGGGCCCCGTCAGCCCGGGCGGGGCCTCGTGCGGGTCGGCGCCCGGCGGGGAGCGCGGCGGCCCCCAGAACACCCGCAGCAGCCGGAAGGAGTACGCGAAGGTCAGGGCGCTCCCGGCCACCGCGACCCCGATGAACAGGGGCCCCTGGTGCAGCATCGCCTCGTAGAACAGCTCCTTGGAGATGAAGCCCCCCAGGGGCGGCACCCCCGCCATGCTGAGAGCGGCGAGGAGCGCGACGGCGAAGGTGACGGGCAGGGCCTTCCTGAGCCCGCCCAGGCGCGGCAGCTCGCGCGTGCCCGTCTCGTGGTCGATGATGCCCACCACGAAAAACAGCGCCGCCTTGAAGGCCGCGTGGTTGAGCAGGTGCGCCGTCGCCGCGAATCTCCCCTCCGCGTCGGCCAGCCCGTAGAGGCTCATCAGCAGGCCGAGCTGCGAGACCGTGGAATAGGCCAGCAGCGCCTTGAGGTCGGTCTGTCGCAGCGCGATCCACGCGCCCCAGACCAGCGTGGCGAGCCCCACCGGCACGATGATCCCGCTCCACAGCGGGCTCGTTCCGAAGAGCAGCCCGAACTTGGCGACGAGCAAGACGCCCGCTTTCACCATCGTCGCGGAGTGCAAGAAGGCGGAGACGGGCGTGGGCGCCTCCATCGCGGTCGGGAGCCAGAGGTGGAAGGGGAGCTGGGCGC
This region of Deinococcus aestuarii genomic DNA includes:
- a CDS encoding sodium:proton antiporter encodes the protein METLFALLIGLLIGTGVFLLLSRVIVRVVLGLSFITYGGNLAILTVAGLREDAPPLLTLRGPYVDPLPQALILTAIVIGFATTALLLTVALRAYQVAGHDDVEAFGDSLARDPEAEDGLIADPEHQGPDRPDPEEPRTLVYSARPPGGDPS
- a CDS encoding MnhB domain-containing protein; translated protein: MTRERPTPAPAAPPARDRTPTPAPLSGDPILRTVSRAVFALVLLFALLLLWRGHNAPGGGFIAGLMTTCALILHRIAYGHSALRTDPARLVPWGLALSFVTGLVPYLLGRPYLKSDYGYLTTALTGEFEWATALLFDVGVYLVVVGGSLAIAYALIRVDPHERVEGDE
- the mbhE gene encoding hydrogen gas-evolving membrane-bound hydrogenase subunit E, with amino-acid sequence MTLAVFLPFLLAALCAWLGPRLGRRTGYVAALAFVPALLLALPLAGMPGALPALEVTRWVPTLGLALAFRGDGFSLLFATLIGVIGALASLYSVAYLSPHERFGRFYAYLLLFGGSMLGLVLSDNLIALFGFWEMTSVTSFLLIGLWHTRSAARDGAVKAFLVSALGGLGLLAAVAMIGLAGGSTTLSGLDVEALRASPLFTPALLLTLLAAFTKSAQLPFHLWLPTAMEAPTPVSAFLHSATMVKAGVLLVAKFGLLFGTSPLWSGIIVPVGLATLVWGAWIALRQTDLKALLAYSTVSQLGLLMSLYGLADAEGRFAATAHLLNHAAFKAALFFVVGIIDHETGTRELPRLGGLRKALPVTFAVALLAALSMAGVPPLGGFISKELFYEAMLHQGPLFIGVAVAGSALTFAYSFRLLRVFWGPPRSPPGADPHEAPPGLTGPAALLALAALTFGVWPGGAEALTRTAQNALDFAAYPGHLSLWHGVTPALLATFVTWGLGAALIAQSARVSTLGRRLTPRLNANTVYYALTEGVNVLSSRLIARTQGLALPDQLRIMLGAAALIAGYGVWRSPQVFHAIGPLPLALLPIAALLVAGALGVLLARSRLTAVVAVGLTGFGSAAAFLGLRAPDLALTQLLVEAVTVILFLLVFRSLPRSRDLPRTRWRYGVDLLLAASAGVGATLLVLAGVRFLAPPISPYYLANSYELGGGRNVVNVLLVDFRGFDTLGEITVVGMVALAVLGLVRVGKKGRAPGEAGPAPAPSTPPGTTRPKEKEEA